In the genome of Chiroxiphia lanceolata isolate bChiLan1 chromosome 17, bChiLan1.pri, whole genome shotgun sequence, one region contains:
- the BHLHE23 gene encoding class E basic helix-loop-helix protein 23, with the protein MAELKSLGSEAYLALAPGYGPSAFAYGAVRGGAEGPRGAYPGGGGTDFHPGALGKSAESSGEQSGDEEDGFEPGVKGGAGFEREGKLKGGALGKKPKEQRSLRLSINARERRRMHDLNDALDGLRSVIPYAHSPSVRKLSKIATLLLAKNYILMQAQALEEMRRLVAYLNQGQALSAPLPATLNPFGQSPVYPFGGAAVPGCPEKCTAFTGAASALCKHCNDKP; encoded by the coding sequence ATGGCCGAGCTCAAGTCGCTGGGCAGCGAGGCGTACCTGGCGCTGGCCCCCGGCTACGGCCCCTCGGCTTTCGCCTACGGGGCGGTGCGCGGGGGCGCCGAGGGCCCGCGGGGCGCGTacccggggggcggcgggacggACTTCCATCCCGGGGCGCTGGGCAAGTCGGCGGAGAGCAGCGGCGAGCAGAGCGGCGACGAGGAGGACGGCTTCGAGCCGGGGGTGAAGGGCGGCGCGGGCTTCGAGCGAGAGGGGAAGCTGAAGGGGGGAGCCCTGGGTAAGAAGCCCAAGGAGCAGCGCTCGCTGCGGCTCAGCATCAACgcgcgggagcggcggcggaTGCACGACCTGAACGACGCCCTGGACGGGCTGCGCTCCGTCATCCCCTACGCGCACAGCCCCTCGGTGCGGAAACTCTCCAAAATCGCCACGCTGCTCCTGGCCAAGAACTACATCCTCATGCAGGCGCAGGCCCTGGAGGAGATGCGGCGGCTGGTGGCCTACCTGAACCAGGGCCAGGCGCTGAGCGCCCCGCTGCCCGCCACCCTCAACCCCTTCGGACAGTCGCCCGTCTACCCCTTCGGCGGCGCGGCCGTGCCCGGCTGCCCCGAGAAATGCACTGCCTTCACAGGAGCCGCCTCCGCCCTCTGCAAACACTGTAACGACAAGCCTTGA